A window from Magnetospirillum sp. 15-1 encodes these proteins:
- a CDS encoding TetR/AcrR family transcriptional regulator, with amino-acid sequence MREGEGGESEPPDSRESEAYADILGRYANTPKGRGRVMQALGHALDIIAEKGIEPLSLREVARRCGITVGNLQHYFDSRHSLLDAVLAYLARQYDVNYSGIDQSGDARQRFENVIRYLLKDIRSPRTNAVFFELWAFANRDPGAAEILAGAYRHHLANLERLILEMSGSTDPAAAARKAILVAAMIEGLMVFMAQRSHLDFDADEIERLCMGQIMAVATD; translated from the coding sequence ATGCGAGAGGGCGAAGGCGGGGAGAGCGAACCCCCGGACAGCCGCGAATCCGAGGCGTATGCCGACATACTCGGCCGCTATGCCAACACTCCGAAGGGGCGCGGACGCGTCATGCAGGCGCTCGGCCATGCGCTGGACATCATCGCGGAAAAGGGAATCGAGCCCCTGTCGCTGAGAGAGGTGGCCCGGCGCTGCGGGATAACCGTCGGCAACCTTCAGCACTATTTCGATTCGCGCCACAGCCTGCTCGACGCCGTTCTGGCCTATCTGGCCCGTCAATACGACGTCAACTATTCCGGCATCGACCAGAGCGGCGACGCGCGCCAGCGGTTCGAGAACGTCATCCGTTATCTGCTGAAGGATATCCGCTCACCGCGCACCAACGCGGTGTTCTTCGAATTGTGGGCCTTCGCCAACCGCGATCCCGGCGCGGCCGAGATCCTGGCGGGAGCCTATCGCCACCACCTCGCAAACCTGGAAAGGCTGATCCTGGAAATGAGCGGCTCCACCGACCCCGCCGCCGCCGCCCGCAAGGCCATCCTGGTGGCGGCCATGATCGAGGGGCTGATGGTCTTCATGGCCCAGCGCTCCCATCTCGACTTCGATGCCGACGAGATCGAGCGGCTGTGCATGGGGCAGATCATGGCCGTGGCGACGGATTAG
- a CDS encoding NAD(P)/FAD-dependent oxidoreductase: protein MSKEPICAGRRRAITAMAVLPAAMAAGLPVEAAAGNPPYDAIVIGGGFAGCTASREIAKAGKRVLVLEARNRVGGRTFSTKVGGHAFEFGGTWIHWSQPHVWAEVTRYGLGITASSGANPEHTALLSEGRLIQSPAGEMLPVLGAAMAKFCNVDGQDGRTVFPRPHDPFFSPEPAKYDSLSLQDRLDALDFSPVERDLVAAQLAINCHNDPRRGGLLDQVKWWSLGDYEMERYFNKLAVYKIAEGTGALARAIVEDGKAEVRLSSPVKSVTRTGGIFAITTTRGEVFTARSVVVAVPLNVLASIEFSPALPDAKMAAARQGHTGGGTKCYIKLARRIGNWLGQAPFPHPISLAWTEEDAEDGTLLVAFGPPKAMDITNEREVQTVLRTLIPDAEVKAVYGYQWENDPFSRGTWCWYRPGMFTRSLRDLQAPTGGLFFASADHASGWRGFIDGAIESGLSAGRQARNHLDV, encoded by the coding sequence ATGTCCAAGGAACCAATCTGCGCCGGCCGGCGCAGGGCGATCACCGCCATGGCGGTATTACCGGCGGCGATGGCCGCCGGCCTGCCCGTCGAGGCGGCGGCGGGGAACCCACCCTACGACGCCATCGTCATCGGAGGAGGTTTCGCCGGGTGCACGGCATCGCGTGAAATCGCCAAGGCCGGTAAAAGGGTGCTTGTGCTGGAGGCCCGCAACCGGGTGGGAGGGCGAACCTTCTCCACCAAGGTGGGGGGACACGCCTTCGAGTTCGGGGGAACCTGGATTCATTGGAGCCAACCCCATGTCTGGGCCGAGGTGACCCGTTACGGCCTGGGAATCACGGCCAGTTCCGGCGCCAATCCCGAACACACGGCTCTTTTGAGCGAGGGGCGGTTGATCCAGTCCCCCGCTGGCGAGATGCTCCCGGTCCTGGGCGCGGCCATGGCCAAGTTCTGCAATGTGGACGGCCAGGACGGGCGGACCGTCTTTCCCCGTCCCCACGACCCGTTCTTTTCCCCCGAGCCGGCCAAGTACGATTCCCTGTCGTTGCAGGACCGGCTCGACGCCCTGGACTTCTCGCCGGTCGAGCGCGATCTGGTGGCGGCGCAACTGGCCATCAACTGCCACAACGATCCTCGCCGGGGCGGATTGCTGGATCAGGTGAAATGGTGGTCCCTCGGCGACTATGAGATGGAGCGCTATTTCAACAAACTGGCCGTCTACAAGATCGCCGAGGGCACCGGCGCCCTTGCCAGGGCGATCGTCGAGGACGGCAAGGCCGAGGTGCGGCTGTCCTCCCCCGTCAAGTCGGTGACGCGGACCGGAGGCATCTTCGCCATCACCACGACGCGGGGCGAGGTGTTCACGGCCCGCTCCGTAGTGGTGGCGGTGCCCCTGAACGTGCTGGCCTCCATCGAGTTCTCCCCCGCCCTTCCGGACGCGAAGATGGCTGCCGCCCGGCAGGGCCACACCGGCGGTGGAACCAAATGCTACATCAAGCTGGCACGACGGATCGGCAACTGGCTCGGTCAGGCGCCGTTTCCCCATCCCATCAGTCTGGCCTGGACGGAGGAGGATGCCGAGGACGGCACCCTGCTGGTCGCCTTCGGACCTCCCAAGGCCATGGACATCACCAACGAGAGGGAGGTCCAGACGGTGCTGCGCACCCTTATCCCCGACGCCGAGGTCAAGGCCGTCTACGGCTACCAGTGGGAGAACGACCCGTTCTCGCGGGGAACGTGGTGCTGGTACCGGCCCGGAATGTTCACCCGTTCCCTCCGGGACCTTCAGGCGCCGACCGGCGGATTGTTCTTCGCCTCCGCCGATCACGCCAGCGGCTGGAGGGGATTCATCGACGGGGCCATCGAAAGCGGCCTGAGCGCCGGCCGTCAGGCCCGCAACCATCTCGATGTTTGA
- a CDS encoding DUF4440 domain-containing protein: MMWKKIGFLAAVMTLLAAAGAKAGGCSPEAGRRLYESKCALCHPNTPSGEHNIGPNLHAVVGRPVAAAKGFGYSLALAGVRAKWTAERIEAWLTDPNKLYPGTSMAFAGLKSAEDRADIACFLAGAGAGDGAAGTRSPLERELDGRLRDIERLWRDGDARAMASSLYTADAVIAGEGMPQAVQGTAGIEALLVTLVKDSGEVRLTSRATQSLGQGAALMWMTWLVTPRDAAQGSPFTMRSLMVWRKSAERWKIAADMYSVGDLPDLRSR; encoded by the coding sequence ATGATGTGGAAGAAGATCGGTTTCCTGGCCGCCGTCATGACCTTGCTTGCCGCCGCCGGAGCGAAGGCGGGGGGATGTTCTCCCGAAGCGGGTCGCCGGCTGTACGAAAGCAAATGCGCCCTGTGCCACCCGAACACGCCGTCGGGTGAGCACAATATCGGCCCCAATCTCCATGCGGTGGTCGGCCGCCCGGTCGCTGCCGCCAAGGGCTTCGGCTATTCGCTGGCCCTCGCCGGGGTCAGGGCCAAGTGGACGGCGGAACGGATCGAGGCGTGGCTGACCGACCCCAACAAGCTCTATCCGGGAACCTCCATGGCCTTCGCCGGGCTGAAATCCGCCGAGGACCGGGCGGATATCGCCTGCTTCCTGGCCGGGGCCGGGGCCGGGGACGGCGCGGCCGGGACGCGATCGCCGCTCGAGCGGGAACTGGACGGCCGGCTGCGCGACATCGAACGGCTGTGGCGGGATGGCGACGCCCGCGCCATGGCCTCGTCGCTCTATACCGCCGATGCCGTCATCGCCGGCGAGGGAATGCCCCAGGCGGTCCAGGGAACCGCCGGCATCGAGGCGCTGCTCGTCACCCTGGTCAAGGACAGCGGAGAGGTGCGCCTGACCAGCCGCGCCACCCAAAGCCTGGGCCAGGGCGCCGCGCTGATGTGGATGACGTGGCTGGTCACCCCCCGCGACGCGGCCCAGGGTTCCCCCTTCACCATGCGCTCCCTGATGGTCTGGAGAAAATCGGCGGAACGCTGGAAGATCGCTGCGGATATGTATTCCGTTGGCGACCTTCCCGATCTGCGGTCACGCTGA
- the peaA gene encoding quinohemoprotein amine dehydrogenase subunit alpha has product MTSLVARSIGAASVFAFALLGSAVATAAPPSSEGEALLDAKCSSCHVRSAGDGLFRIDHIRKTPEGWSMTLWRMRQWHGLQVSDDEERSLIKYLADTRGLAPEEAAPYRYALERRTLVEAPDDADTAVLCARCHSYARPALQRRTEDEWRRLIHMHLAQWPTIEYHAFSRDRKWWEIVSTQLPAKLAAKWPLSSAAWDRWKTKTSPDLSGVWTVSGHRPGKGGYTGRMDVRAADRDHYAMTYRLVWADGSEETGQGSSVVYTGYEWRGSTTLGGERRDEVLTVEPGGNRIAGRWFVKGQEGVGGDMTAVRGSDMIASVTPAYLKRGIPTRITIAGSGLAGTPSLGRGVKISKVISSSPESVTVLAEAARNAPEGPRAVAVGRAGLKDGLAIYGAIASVKVEPADMVARNGGNGGPVPTTLAQFEAVAYTGDGQRIGVVPARWSARPFDDTALHDKDVEFGGTLSADGLFTPGDAGPNPKRGGGNNNANLYVVAEVTDGPRQVEGKAHLIIAPQRWNDSPIR; this is encoded by the coding sequence ATGACGTCTCTGGTTGCGCGCTCCATCGGAGCGGCGAGTGTGTTCGCGTTTGCCCTGTTGGGAAGTGCCGTCGCCACGGCGGCTCCGCCGTCCTCCGAGGGCGAGGCCCTTCTGGACGCCAAGTGCTCGTCGTGCCATGTCCGGTCCGCCGGGGATGGCCTGTTCCGCATCGACCATATCCGCAAGACCCCGGAAGGCTGGAGCATGACGCTGTGGCGCATGCGCCAGTGGCACGGGCTTCAGGTCAGCGACGACGAGGAGCGGAGCCTGATCAAGTATCTGGCCGATACCCGTGGACTCGCTCCCGAGGAGGCCGCTCCCTACCGCTATGCGCTGGAGCGCCGCACCCTGGTCGAGGCGCCCGACGATGCCGATACGGCCGTGCTGTGCGCCCGTTGCCATTCCTACGCCCGCCCCGCCCTGCAGCGCCGGACCGAGGACGAGTGGCGGCGGCTGATCCACATGCATCTGGCCCAGTGGCCGACCATCGAGTACCACGCTTTTTCCCGCGACCGGAAATGGTGGGAAATCGTTTCCACCCAACTGCCGGCCAAGCTGGCGGCCAAGTGGCCGCTGTCCTCCGCCGCCTGGGATCGCTGGAAGACGAAGACGTCTCCCGATCTGTCCGGCGTCTGGACGGTTTCCGGCCATCGCCCCGGCAAGGGCGGCTATACCGGCCGCATGGATGTCCGGGCGGCGGATCGCGACCACTATGCCATGACCTACCGCCTGGTCTGGGCGGACGGCTCGGAGGAAACCGGACAGGGCAGTTCGGTGGTCTATACCGGCTACGAATGGCGGGGCTCCACCACGCTGGGCGGTGAACGCCGGGACGAGGTCCTGACCGTCGAGCCGGGCGGCAACCGCATCGCCGGGCGCTGGTTCGTCAAGGGGCAGGAGGGTGTCGGCGGCGACATGACGGCGGTTCGCGGTTCCGACATGATCGCCTCCGTCACTCCCGCTTACCTGAAGCGGGGGATTCCCACGCGGATCACCATCGCCGGAAGCGGTCTGGCCGGAACGCCGTCCCTTGGCCGGGGCGTCAAGATTTCCAAGGTCATCTCGTCGAGCCCCGAATCGGTCACGGTTCTGGCCGAGGCCGCCAGGAACGCCCCCGAAGGTCCGCGCGCCGTCGCCGTCGGACGCGCCGGGCTCAAGGATGGGCTTGCCATCTACGGCGCCATCGCCTCGGTCAAGGTCGAGCCCGCCGACATGGTGGCCCGCAACGGCGGCAACGGCGGTCCGGTGCCGACCACCCTGGCCCAGTTCGAGGCGGTGGCCTATACCGGCGACGGCCAGCGGATCGGCGTGGTGCCCGCCCGCTGGTCGGCCAGGCCGTTCGACGACACCGCCCTGCACGACAAGGACGTGGAGTTCGGCGGCACGCTGTCGGCCGACGGGTTGTTCACGCCCGGCGACGCCGGACCCAACCCGAAGCGGGGCGGCGGCAACAACAACGCCAACCTGTACGTCGTCGCCGAGGTGACGGACGGGCCGCGCCAAGTCGAGGGCAAGGCCCACTTGATCATCGCCCCGCAACGCTGGAACGATTCCCCCATCCGCTGA
- the peaB gene encoding quinohemoprotein amine dehydrogenase maturation protein, producing MTLCLAGGSLREYRIGERRLLFHVPTTSLFEIDETAAAVMDQFIGEGSLSTEALMGRLAGAFSRQAVSEALSDLGALGVITAPGGNSSGREPPRVPDNALTTLVLGLTNGCNLACSYCYKEDLRRPADAQRMSADDARAAVDLLIRESGERPRINITFFGGEPLTALPTIRETVAHAEERAAASGKRVDFSITTNATLLDDHAIDFLVAHNVAVTVSMDGPAAIHDRNRRTVGGKGTYDVVADRARRLIGRHTARPVGARVTLTGGDDIAAIHHHLKNEIGFAEVGFAPVTAGLPAGMLTPDLFAGMASLAARWRDAALEGRDMGFSNIAQMVGNLHEGVSKLIPCGAGLSLLAVETDGSLALCHRFIGSEIPKMGHVRHGIDRQAAGQVISGALDRAAANCGDCHARHLCAGGCYHESHVRHGDMFRPTDHYCDLMRDWIDLGITIYGEIMAGNPSFLTRRHGPSETSS from the coding sequence ATGACCCTATGTCTGGCCGGCGGCAGTCTGCGTGAGTATCGGATCGGCGAACGGCGATTGCTGTTCCACGTTCCCACCACCAGCCTGTTCGAAATCGACGAGACGGCGGCCGCCGTCATGGACCAGTTCATCGGCGAAGGCAGCCTGTCCACCGAGGCGCTGATGGGCCGGCTGGCCGGCGCCTTCAGCCGTCAGGCCGTGAGCGAGGCGCTGAGCGATCTCGGTGCCCTGGGGGTGATCACGGCTCCCGGCGGCAATTCCTCGGGACGAGAGCCGCCCCGCGTGCCGGACAATGCGCTGACCACCCTGGTTCTCGGCCTGACCAACGGCTGCAATCTGGCCTGCTCCTATTGCTACAAGGAGGATTTGCGGCGCCCGGCCGATGCCCAGCGGATGTCCGCCGACGACGCGAGGGCCGCGGTGGACCTGCTGATCCGCGAATCGGGCGAGCGGCCGCGCATCAACATCACCTTTTTCGGCGGCGAGCCCCTGACCGCCCTGCCGACCATCCGCGAGACCGTGGCCCATGCCGAGGAGCGCGCCGCCGCGTCGGGCAAGCGGGTGGACTTCTCCATCACCACCAACGCCACGCTGCTCGACGACCACGCCATTGATTTCCTGGTGGCCCATAACGTCGCCGTCACCGTCAGCATGGACGGCCCCGCCGCGATCCACGACCGGAACCGTCGCACCGTCGGCGGCAAGGGAACCTATGACGTGGTCGCCGACCGGGCCCGGCGGCTGATCGGGCGCCATACCGCCCGGCCGGTGGGGGCGCGGGTCACCCTGACCGGCGGCGATGATATCGCGGCCATCCATCATCACCTGAAGAACGAGATCGGCTTTGCCGAGGTCGGCTTCGCGCCGGTCACGGCGGGACTGCCGGCCGGAATGCTCACCCCCGACCTGTTCGCCGGCATGGCTTCCCTTGCCGCCCGGTGGCGCGATGCCGCCCTCGAGGGGCGTGATATGGGATTCTCCAATATCGCCCAGATGGTCGGCAATCTGCATGAAGGGGTGTCGAAGCTGATCCCGTGCGGGGCCGGCCTGTCGCTGCTGGCGGTGGAGACCGACGGCTCCCTGGCGCTCTGCCATCGCTTCATCGGCAGCGAGATCCCGAAGATGGGGCACGTGCGGCACGGCATCGACCGTCAGGCGGCCGGCCAGGTGATCTCCGGAGCCCTCGACCGCGCCGCCGCCAATTGCGGCGACTGCCATGCCCGCCATCTGTGCGCCGGCGGCTGCTACCACGAATCCCATGTCCGCCACGGCGACATGTTCCGTCCCACCGACCATTACTGCGACCTGATGCGCGACTGGATCGATCTCGGCATCACCATCTACGGCGAGATCATGGCGGGCAACCCGTCCTTCCTGACCCGTCGCCACGGCCCCTCGGAGACCAGCTCATGA
- the qhpC gene encoding quinohemoprotein amine dehydrogenase subunit gamma: protein MKHLKPINRKAERLEQAAEDGRSEEVRVMQVVNGCTSTLDPGWEVDPFGGIAALCQPVEADLYGCADPCWWPAQVPDTQNTAPNWADAAPSGLRDWRSLQPIHRKK, encoded by the coding sequence ATGAAGCACCTTAAGCCCATCAACCGCAAGGCGGAGCGCCTCGAGCAGGCGGCGGAGGACGGCCGGTCCGAGGAAGTCCGGGTCATGCAGGTCGTCAACGGCTGCACCTCGACTCTCGATCCCGGCTGGGAGGTGGACCCGTTCGGCGGCATCGCCGCGCTCTGCCAGCCGGTGGAGGCCGACCTTTATGGCTGCGCCGACCCCTGCTGGTGGCCGGCCCAGGTCCCCGATACCCAGAACACCGCACCGAACTGGGCCGATGCCGCGCCGTCGGGACTGCGCGACTGGCGCAGCCTGCAGCCCATTCATCGCAAGAAATAG
- the peaD gene encoding quinohemoprotein amine dehydrogenase subunit beta, whose translation MKSRSLIAILSSLCLSAMIAASAQARDYLLTTTKPNTLHLVDVAARKVERSYVIPGEGSPLGMVVSPDGKVAYMTTNHWGSLVGIDLDSGKEVFRAGFSQGDIRSRNTFGLEISPDGKELFVMLSAARLGQGEYEVLDSHIAVYRADAGLDARPARILPVPRRTTSLFMSKDGSRLWALSWDLYTLDPADGRVLKVDKVINWDRTDRTPPDVFGNWLQHEQTGVYAGPYYTTRPDLDPKDPNASRTGMMTLDLTTGALTMAEFENTEAIMFSTVINPARRNETFSVYNTLTKTDLDTNTLVKRVKLPHTYYCLNVSADGREIYVGGTMNDIGIYSTETLERIGQIDLPGGNDMGGTWMRMVKRDP comes from the coding sequence ATGAAGAGCCGCTCCCTGATCGCCATCCTGTCCTCGCTGTGCCTGTCCGCCATGATCGCCGCGTCGGCCCAGGCGCGGGACTATCTGCTGACCACCACCAAGCCCAACACCTTGCATCTGGTCGACGTGGCCGCCCGCAAGGTGGAGCGTTCCTATGTCATTCCGGGCGAGGGATCGCCGCTGGGCATGGTGGTCTCGCCCGACGGCAAGGTCGCCTACATGACCACCAATCACTGGGGCAGTCTGGTCGGCATCGATCTCGACAGCGGCAAGGAGGTGTTCCGCGCCGGATTCAGCCAGGGCGACATCCGGTCCCGCAACACCTTCGGCCTGGAAATCAGCCCCGACGGCAAGGAACTGTTCGTCATGCTGTCCGCCGCCCGCCTCGGCCAGGGCGAATACGAGGTTCTGGACTCCCACATCGCCGTCTATCGCGCCGATGCCGGCCTGGACGCCAGGCCGGCCCGCATCCTTCCCGTGCCGCGCCGCACCACCAGCCTTTTCATGTCCAAGGACGGCAGCCGCCTGTGGGCGCTGAGCTGGGACCTCTATACCCTCGACCCCGCCGACGGCCGGGTCCTCAAGGTGGACAAGGTGATCAACTGGGACCGCACCGACCGCACGCCGCCCGACGTGTTCGGCAACTGGCTGCAGCACGAGCAGACGGGCGTCTATGCCGGCCCGTACTACACCACGCGGCCCGATCTGGACCCCAAGGACCCGAACGCGTCGCGCACCGGCATGATGACCCTTGATCTCACCACCGGCGCGTTGACCATGGCCGAGTTCGAGAACACCGAGGCCATCATGTTCTCGACGGTGATCAATCCGGCGCGGCGCAACGAGACCTTTTCAGTCTACAACACCCTGACCAAGACCGATCTCGACACCAACACGCTGGTGAAGCGGGTCAAGCTTCCCCATACCTATTACTGCCTGAACGTCTCGGCCGACGGGCGCGAGATTTATGTCGGCGGCACCATGAACGACATCGGAATCTACTCGACCGAAACCCTGGAGCGGATCGGGCAGATTGACCTGCCCGGCGGCAACGACATGGGCGGCACCTGGATGCGGATGGTGAAGCGCGATCCATGA
- a CDS encoding ABC transporter ATP-binding protein, which produces MSHGGTLNTRMIGLLAARRWRLAAVLGLSLLASALALAPPWLAKLLVDDGLIGRRMDLVGLYCALMLGTSLVSMAVSAGNRWHYLSLSGEILFALREQVLAHLRRLPPDFVARRGTGDILSRIDGDVAEIQRFTVDSLLAAVNATLVLIGLLTVMAAISPLLMVPALVLLPLQIVAARRLRPRVEAMTRKLRESNGEISRYLVETLRTLKLISVMGGAERDQARFAGLNRSYLNELRRTELFAQTAGGLPALFNGLAAAAVFLLGGRMILEGSLSLGALLAFSLYLGRAAGPVNTLTGLILAQRRARVSLQRVAEILDQPPGVEPPARPRPLPSDAKGEISLCRIGFGYPGGKPVLNNVSAEFRAGSKIGIVGASGVGKSTLIDLLHRHYDPCDGSILLDGIDLRDLDTAVLRQSIAVVDQDTMLVSGSVADNIRLASPDASDAAIAEAARLAGLEGLGLTRIIGEGGISLSGGERQRVSIARALLRRPLVLILDEATSALDLGASRRIAATIDTLFGDRTRIVISHHPETLSGADIVLELSGQGLVPHASEPAA; this is translated from the coding sequence ATGAGTCACGGCGGCACGCTCAACACCCGCATGATCGGCCTGCTGGCCGCCCGTCGCTGGCGTCTCGCCGCGGTGCTGGGCCTGTCGCTGCTCGCGTCGGCCCTGGCCCTGGCCCCGCCCTGGCTGGCCAAGCTCCTGGTCGATGACGGACTGATCGGCCGGCGCATGGACCTGGTCGGCCTCTATTGCGCCCTGATGCTGGGAACCTCCCTGGTCTCCATGGCGGTGTCGGCGGGTAACCGCTGGCACTATCTCAGCCTGTCGGGCGAGATTCTGTTCGCGCTGCGGGAACAGGTGCTGGCCCATCTCCGCCGGCTTCCCCCCGACTTCGTCGCCCGGCGCGGAACGGGCGACATCCTGTCGCGCATCGACGGGGACGTGGCGGAAATTCAGCGCTTCACCGTCGACAGCCTGTTGGCCGCCGTCAATGCCACCCTGGTCCTGATCGGATTGCTGACCGTGATGGCGGCCATCAGTCCGCTTCTCATGGTGCCGGCCCTGGTGCTGCTGCCGCTGCAGATTGTCGCGGCCCGCCGGTTGCGGCCGCGCGTCGAGGCCATGACCCGCAAGCTGCGCGAAAGCAACGGCGAGATTTCCAGGTATCTGGTGGAGACGTTGCGGACCCTCAAGCTGATTTCGGTCATGGGGGGCGCCGAGCGGGATCAGGCCCGCTTCGCCGGCCTTAACCGGAGCTATCTGAACGAACTTCGCCGGACCGAGCTGTTCGCCCAAACGGCGGGCGGACTGCCGGCCCTGTTCAACGGACTGGCCGCCGCCGCCGTCTTTCTGCTGGGCGGGCGGATGATTCTGGAGGGCTCCCTCAGCCTCGGCGCATTGCTGGCCTTCAGCCTCTATCTCGGCCGGGCGGCCGGGCCGGTCAACACGCTGACCGGCCTGATCCTGGCTCAGCGCCGGGCGCGGGTCAGCCTGCAGCGGGTGGCGGAAATCCTCGATCAGCCGCCGGGCGTCGAGCCGCCCGCCCGGCCCCGGCCGCTGCCCTCCGACGCCAAGGGGGAAATCAGCCTTTGCCGCATCGGGTTCGGCTATCCCGGTGGAAAGCCGGTCCTGAACAATGTTTCGGCGGAGTTCAGGGCCGGTTCCAAGATCGGGATCGTCGGTGCCTCCGGGGTGGGTAAAAGCACGCTGATCGACCTGCTTCACCGCCATTACGACCCCTGCGACGGGTCCATCCTCCTGGACGGCATCGATCTGCGCGACCTGGACACGGCGGTGCTGCGCCAGAGCATCGCGGTGGTGGACCAGGACACCATGCTGGTTTCGGGGTCGGTTGCCGACAATATCCGCCTCGCCTCGCCCGATGCCTCGGACGCAGCCATTGCCGAGGCCGCCCGGCTGGCCGGGCTGGAAGGCCTCGGCCTTACCCGCATCATCGGCGAGGGCGGGATTTCCCTGTCCGGCGGCGAGCGGCAGCGGGTGTCCATCGCCCGCGCCCTGCTTCGCCGTCCCCTGGTCCTGATTCTCGACGAGGCGACATCCGCCCTCGATCTGGGGGCCAGCCGCCGGATCGCCGCGACGATCGATACCCTGTTCGGAGACCGGACCCGAATCGTCATCTCCCATCATCCCGAAACCCTGTCAGGCGCGGATATCGTCCTCGAACTGAGCGGCCAAGGGCTGGTGCCCCACGCGTCGGAGCCCGCCGCATGA
- a CDS encoding S8 family serine peptidase translates to MTSSPAIGLIDTGVNGPAVSARRFWLASDGAAASGPSLPDAMGHGTVLAELIRDRVPGCDLVCAQVFDQRGVASPLLVACGIRWLLEAGVRVINMSFGLRENRGVLAEACAEAIAAGAILVASTPAMGDPIFPASYPGVIKVTGDARCDFREVAVLDGERADFGANPRLPTGRMIAGASVATARITAELAAILCQEPALGNAAVLARLRAAARHRGPQTEHLDAR, encoded by the coding sequence ATGACATCATCGCCGGCCATCGGCCTGATCGACACCGGAGTCAACGGACCGGCGGTCTCCGCCCGGCGGTTCTGGCTTGCCTCCGACGGGGCGGCGGCCAGCGGGCCGTCGCTGCCCGACGCCATGGGTCATGGAACCGTCCTGGCGGAACTGATCCGCGATCGCGTCCCCGGATGCGACCTGGTCTGCGCCCAGGTGTTCGACCAGCGCGGCGTCGCCTCGCCCCTGCTGGTGGCGTGCGGCATCCGCTGGCTGCTGGAGGCCGGCGTGCGGGTTATCAACATGAGCTTTGGACTGCGCGAGAATCGCGGCGTCCTGGCCGAGGCCTGCGCCGAAGCCATTGCCGCCGGGGCGATACTGGTGGCGTCGACTCCGGCCATGGGGGACCCGATCTTTCCGGCATCCTATCCCGGCGTGATCAAGGTGACCGGCGATGCCCGCTGCGACTTCCGCGAGGTTGCCGTCCTGGACGGCGAAAGAGCCGATTTCGGCGCCAATCCGAGGTTGCCCACCGGCCGGATGATTGCTGGGGCCAGCGTGGCCACCGCCAGGATCACCGCCGAACTCGCCGCCATTCTTTGCCAGGAGCCCGCGCTGGGCAATGCGGCCGTCCTGGCCCGGCTGCGGGCGGCGGCCCGTCACCGTGGGCCGCAGACGGAACATCTCGATGCCCGCTGA
- a CDS encoding U32 family peptidase: MKIVAPISRVEEVEPLAKAGAAEIYCGIVPPEWTERFRSSGANRRAFGNLSSYDDLAAVIDLADRHEVAVSLVMNAQHYGEAQTEALLDMAGRFAELGGRSLIVGDVGLLSRLGRAETGLRLHASSLLACRNGEAAGFLGDLGACRVVFPRDLTLAEMKAVAGANRPLEFEAFILNDGCVFEEGNCHTIHLPGRLGGPICLDRYDAEHRRVDGRPLRDDEAAGFAANDAAHAEWLWYRFSCGFSVSQDGYPFGPCGLCAIPDLAAAGVSAIKIAGREGNLERKVNSVAMVKAALDRLNDAAGLRRFARDLRGRPDLCETGFMCYYRETMPARVW; the protein is encoded by the coding sequence ATGAAAATCGTCGCTCCCATTAGCCGCGTCGAGGAGGTGGAGCCCCTGGCCAAAGCCGGGGCGGCGGAGATTTACTGCGGCATCGTCCCTCCCGAATGGACCGAACGCTTCCGCAGTTCGGGGGCCAATCGCCGGGCCTTCGGCAATCTTTCCTCCTACGACGATCTTGCCGCCGTCATCGATCTGGCCGACCGGCACGAGGTCGCGGTCTCCCTGGTGATGAACGCCCAGCACTATGGCGAGGCCCAGACCGAGGCCCTGCTCGACATGGCCGGGCGCTTCGCCGAACTGGGCGGGCGGTCGCTGATCGTCGGCGATGTGGGCCTGCTGTCGCGGCTGGGTCGGGCGGAAACCGGGCTGCGCCTGCACGCCAGTTCCCTGCTGGCCTGCCGCAACGGCGAGGCGGCCGGGTTCCTGGGCGACCTGGGGGCCTGCCGGGTGGTGTTTCCCCGCGACCTCACCCTGGCCGAGATGAAAGCCGTCGCCGGGGCCAACCGGCCACTGGAATTCGAGGCCTTCATTCTCAATGACGGCTGCGTCTTCGAGGAGGGAAACTGCCACACCATCCACTTGCCCGGCCGTCTCGGCGGGCCGATCTGCCTTGATCGCTATGACGCCGAGCATCGGCGGGTGGACGGACGCCCGCTGCGCGACGACGAGGCGGCGGGGTTCGCGGCCAATGACGCCGCCCACGCGGAATGGCTCTGGTATCGCTTCAGCTGCGGCTTCTCGGTCTCGCAGGACGGCTATCCCTTCGGTCCCTGCGGCCTGTGCGCCATCCCGGATCTGGCGGCGGCGGGCGTGTCGGCCATCAAGATCGCCGGGCGCGAGGGAAACCTGGAGCGCAAGGTCAACAGCGTCGCCATGGTCAAGGCCGCCCTCGACCGCCTGAATGATGCGGCCGGGCTCCGGCGATTCGCCAGGGACCTGCGGGGGCGCCCCGACCTCTGCGAAACCGGGTTCATGTGCTATTATCGCGAAACCATGCCTGCCAGGGTCTGGTAA